One segment of Variovorax sp. PAMC28562 DNA contains the following:
- the hrcA gene encoding heat-inducible transcriptional repressor HrcA: protein MLDDRAKLLLKTLVERYIAEGQPVGSRTLSRASGLELSAATIRNVMSDLENLGLIASPHTSAGRIPTARGYRLFVDTMLTAQRDQFSAATLAPDQPQKVIANAANLLSNLSQFVGVVMAPRRASVFKQIEFLRLSDRRLLVIIVSPDGDVQNRVIFPEADYTQSQLVEASNYINANYAGLTIEQVRDRLQSEVEKLRGEIVLLMQAAVQASSEVMTEAQDEVVISGERNLLAVSDFSSDMGQLRRAFELFEQKAQLMRLLDVSSKADGVRIFIGGESQVVPFDDLSIVSANYEVDGKVVGTLGVIGPTRMPYERMIQIVDITSRLVTNALSHRK from the coding sequence ATGCTGGACGATCGCGCCAAGTTGCTGCTCAAGACTCTTGTTGAGCGTTACATCGCTGAAGGACAGCCGGTGGGATCGCGCACGCTGTCTCGCGCTTCGGGGCTCGAACTGTCTGCGGCGACTATCCGAAACGTGATGTCCGACCTCGAGAATCTGGGCCTGATTGCGAGCCCGCACACGTCTGCCGGGCGCATCCCGACCGCGCGCGGCTATCGCCTTTTCGTCGACACGATGCTGACCGCGCAACGCGACCAGTTCAGCGCTGCCACGTTGGCGCCAGACCAACCGCAGAAGGTGATCGCGAACGCGGCCAACCTGTTGTCGAACCTGTCGCAGTTCGTTGGCGTCGTCATGGCCCCGCGGCGCGCTTCGGTGTTCAAGCAGATCGAATTTTTGCGACTGTCGGACCGCCGGCTGCTGGTCATCATCGTATCGCCCGATGGCGATGTGCAAAACCGGGTGATTTTTCCGGAAGCCGACTACACGCAGTCGCAGTTGGTGGAAGCGTCGAACTACATCAACGCCAACTACGCCGGGTTGACGATCGAACAGGTGCGCGATCGACTGCAATCCGAAGTCGAAAAACTCCGTGGCGAAATCGTGTTGCTGATGCAGGCGGCCGTACAGGCGAGCTCCGAGGTGATGACAGAAGCGCAAGACGAAGTCGTGATCTCGGGCGAGCGCAATCTGCTCGCCGTCTCTGATTTTTCGAGCGACATGGGCCAGCTGCGCCGGGCCTTCGAACTGTTCGAGCAAAAGGCGCAATTGATGCGTTTGCTGGACGTGTCGAGCAAGGCCGACGGCGTCCGGATCTTCATCGGTGGTGAAAGTCAGGTCGTGCCGTTCGACGATTTGTCGATCGTCAGTGCGAACTACGAAGTCGACGGCAAGGTCGTCGGCACGCTGGGTGTCATTGGCCCCACTCGCATGCCCTACGAGCGAATGATTCAGATCGTCGATATCACTTCGAGGCTGGTGACCAACGCGCTGAGCCATCGGAAGTAG
- the mutM gene encoding bifunctional DNA-formamidopyrimidine glycosylase/DNA-(apurinic or apyrimidinic site) lyase, with translation MPELPEVEVTRLGFADRIAGARISAVQVGKPLRWALSVAPEALVGRTVKAVRRRGKYLLIDMDRGLLLLHLGMSGSLRFTSGLPPAGPHDHFDLMTDKGTLRLNDPRRFGSVVYVEDEGAPLAVKLLGGLGMEPLGDAFDFETFHAGMRRRKAAIKQVLLAGDVVVGVGNIYASEALFMAEIRPTVSASRISRPRALRLHTAIREILARAVQRGGSTLRDFSNIDGQSGYFQLEATVYGRAGEPCRVCGTQIRQIKQGQRSTFFCNNCQKY, from the coding sequence ATGCCCGAATTACCCGAAGTTGAAGTCACAAGGCTCGGATTTGCCGATCGGATCGCGGGCGCGCGCATCTCGGCCGTGCAGGTCGGAAAGCCGCTCCGCTGGGCGCTCTCGGTAGCGCCTGAGGCCTTGGTCGGGCGAACTGTTAAGGCGGTGCGCCGGCGAGGCAAATATCTTCTGATCGACATGGACCGGGGGCTTTTGCTATTGCATCTCGGCATGTCCGGCAGCTTGCGCTTCACATCAGGGCTACCGCCAGCCGGTCCGCATGATCATTTTGATTTGATGACCGACAAGGGCACGTTGCGCCTGAACGACCCGCGGCGCTTTGGTTCCGTCGTGTATGTCGAAGACGAGGGGGCGCCGCTGGCGGTCAAGTTGCTGGGAGGACTGGGCATGGAGCCACTGGGCGATGCCTTCGATTTCGAGACTTTCCATGCCGGCATGCGCCGCCGCAAAGCCGCAATCAAACAAGTGCTGCTCGCCGGCGACGTGGTGGTGGGGGTCGGAAATATCTACGCGTCCGAGGCGTTGTTCATGGCGGAAATCCGGCCGACGGTTTCTGCATCACGGATCAGTCGCCCGCGGGCCTTGCGCCTGCACACCGCCATCCGAGAGATCCTGGCGCGGGCGGTGCAGCGCGGTGGCAGCACGCTGCGTGACTTTTCGAACATCGATGGGCAATCAGGCTACTTTCAGCTCGAAGCGACGGTTTATGGACGCGCAGGCGAGCCGTGCCGAGTTTGCGGAACGCAAATCCGACAAATCAAGCAAGGGCAGCGCTCGACATTTTTCTGCAACAACTGTCAAAAGTACTGA
- the mutY gene encoding A/G-specific adenine glycosylase — MQSEPTASAAQRLAPTFAARIAGWQATHGRSHLPWQNTRDPYRVWLSEVMLQQTQVVTVLGYFTRFLEKFPTVLALAAATEDEVFGLWSGLGYYSRARNMHRCAQEVVERFSGAFPHTAAQLQTLPGIGRSTAAAIAAFCFGERVAILDGNVKRVLTRMLAFGDDLSVAANERALWNDATTLLPPADEPAEITRYTQGLMDLGATICLPRKPTCLLCPVSDVCAALREGAPERYPVKLRKLRRSSESLWMLRARDSKGRAWLEKRPARGIWAGLYSLPVFESRAALLEALPSSCNTVQDDVPFVHVLTHKDLHLHPVKVECMGALALSDHGRWFDAHEWTELGLPAPVRKLLVAGG; from the coding sequence GTGCAGTCTGAACCGACCGCGTCGGCCGCCCAGCGGCTGGCGCCGACCTTTGCCGCGCGCATTGCGGGCTGGCAGGCAACCCATGGCCGCAGCCATTTGCCTTGGCAGAACACGCGCGATCCGTACCGAGTCTGGCTGTCGGAAGTCATGCTGCAGCAGACACAGGTCGTCACGGTACTTGGCTACTTCACGCGCTTTTTAGAAAAATTTCCAACGGTCTTAGCACTCGCTGCGGCGACCGAGGACGAGGTGTTTGGCCTCTGGAGCGGCCTCGGCTACTACAGCCGCGCGCGCAACATGCACCGATGTGCGCAAGAAGTGGTCGAGCGTTTCAGCGGCGCGTTTCCACACACGGCTGCGCAGTTGCAGACACTGCCCGGCATCGGTCGATCGACCGCCGCAGCAATCGCGGCTTTCTGCTTCGGCGAGCGCGTGGCCATCCTCGACGGCAACGTCAAACGTGTGCTGACGCGCATGCTGGCGTTTGGCGACGACTTGTCGGTGGCGGCAAACGAACGCGCGCTTTGGAACGATGCGACGACCTTGCTGCCGCCCGCCGATGAGCCGGCGGAGATCACGCGTTACACGCAAGGCTTGATGGACTTGGGCGCGACGATCTGCCTCCCACGGAAACCCACCTGTTTGCTATGCCCGGTAAGCGATGTGTGCGCTGCGTTGCGCGAAGGCGCACCGGAGCGCTATCCGGTCAAGCTGCGCAAACTTCGACGTAGCTCGGAGTCACTGTGGATGCTTCGCGCCCGTGATTCGAAGGGACGCGCCTGGCTCGAGAAGAGACCGGCGCGCGGCATCTGGGCGGGCCTGTATTCGCTGCCGGTCTTCGAAAGTCGAGCGGCACTTCTCGAGGCTTTGCCGTCGTCGTGCAATACGGTGCAAGACGATGTGCCGTTCGTTCACGTGTTGACGCACAAGGATCTGCATCTGCATCCGGTCAAGGTCGAATGCATGGGCGCGCTCGCCTTGTCTGACCACGGGCGCTGGTTCGATGCGCACGAATGGACCGAACTCGGGCTGCCCGCACCGGTGCGCAAATTGCTGGTCGCTGGCGGTTGA
- the greB gene encoding transcription elongation factor GreB, with translation MSKAFTKESDSDDEDDSTAALSVPLTPGGKNYITPEGYARMRAELLQLMDDERPKVVEAVHWAAKNGDRSENGDYIYGKKRLREIDGRIRFLTRRLEIAVPTDPAVHHGSDQVFFGATVRYADEAGDERTVTILGIDEADSTQAQVSWISPIARALLKAREGDVVKLVTPAGVSEVEVLSVTYPEAGPKADSKEVSGRPP, from the coding sequence ATGAGCAAAGCATTCACCAAGGAAAGCGACTCGGACGACGAGGACGACAGCACTGCTGCGCTGTCCGTGCCGCTTACTCCTGGGGGCAAAAACTACATCACGCCTGAGGGCTACGCCCGAATGCGCGCGGAGTTGCTGCAACTGATGGACGACGAACGGCCCAAGGTGGTCGAGGCCGTCCATTGGGCGGCAAAGAATGGCGACCGGTCGGAAAACGGCGACTACATCTACGGCAAGAAACGCCTGCGCGAAATAGATGGGCGCATCCGGTTCTTGACCAGGCGCCTGGAGATCGCCGTGCCGACCGACCCGGCGGTCCATCATGGAAGCGATCAGGTGTTCTTCGGTGCGACGGTTCGCTATGCCGACGAGGCTGGCGACGAGCGCACGGTGACGATATTGGGAATCGACGAGGCGGACAGCACACAAGCACAGGTCAGCTGGATTTCGCCGATTGCGCGTGCACTGCTGAAAGCGCGCGAGGGCGATGTCGTCAAACTCGTGACGCCGGCGGGTGTGAGCGAGGTCGAGGTGTTGTCGGTGACCTATCCCGAAGCTGGCCCCAAGGCAGACAGCAAGGAAGTCAGTGGTAGGCCGCCCTGA
- the rapZ gene encoding RNase adapter RapZ, producing MSLDIVLITGMSGSGKSVALHALEDAGYYCVDNLPPELLTAFVALQKQQNTSHVAIAMDVRSGVSLPLVPQQLDSLRRDGVVLRSLFLDSTTDALVHRYSETRRRHPLSRQDPLPDLPEHQRALVQSIELERELLADLRDGADVIDTSIIRPAQLQSYIKALIAAPQSALTLVFQSFAFKRGVPLDADFVFDVRMLPNPHYVPALRALTGRDVQVIDWLRSHDDVARMYGDIEQFLGRWLDALAHDHRSYVTVAIGCTGGQHRSVFLVEQLARGFGDRWAALKRHRELDAT from the coding sequence ATGAGCCTCGACATCGTGCTCATCACCGGTATGTCCGGGTCCGGCAAGTCGGTCGCGTTGCATGCGTTGGAAGACGCCGGCTACTACTGCGTCGACAATCTTCCGCCGGAGTTGCTCACTGCCTTCGTCGCATTGCAAAAGCAGCAGAACACGAGCCACGTTGCGATTGCCATGGACGTGCGCAGCGGCGTGTCGTTGCCGCTCGTGCCGCAGCAGCTCGACAGCTTGCGACGCGACGGCGTGGTGCTGCGATCGCTGTTTCTGGATTCGACGACCGATGCACTGGTGCACCGTTATTCCGAAACACGGCGCCGCCATCCGCTCTCACGCCAAGACCCTCTGCCCGACCTGCCCGAGCACCAACGCGCACTGGTGCAATCGATCGAGCTGGAGCGCGAACTGCTGGCCGATCTGCGCGACGGTGCCGACGTCATTGACACCAGCATCATCCGGCCAGCGCAGTTGCAGAGCTACATCAAGGCGTTGATCGCGGCGCCGCAAAGCGCATTGACGCTGGTCTTTCAGTCGTTTGCTTTCAAGCGCGGTGTGCCGCTCGACGCGGACTTCGTATTCGACGTGCGCATGCTTCCCAACCCGCACTACGTGCCTGCCTTGCGCGCGCTCACGGGGCGCGATGTGCAGGTGATCGATTGGCTGCGTTCACATGACGACGTCGCGCGCATGTACGGCGACATCGAGCAGTTCCTGGGCCGCTGGCTGGATGCGCTGGCGCACGACCATCGCAGCTACGTGACGGTAGCGATCGGTTGCACCGGCGGCCAGCACCGCTCGGTGTTTCTGGTCGAGCAATTGGCACGAGGGTTCGGCGATCGATGGGCCGCGCTCAAGCGGCATCGCGAACTCGACGCGACCTGA
- a CDS encoding NAD kinase — MTSRFRRVALIGKYQASGARAQAGAQDGVMEDIGAFLESHGCEVVVEQSTDEHPEISRYAALSVGEIGRTCDLGLVVGGDGTMLGIGRQLACYGVPLVGINRGRLGFITDIRLEDYKATLVPMLAGDYEEDHRSLMHARVLRDGNVVFDALAMNDVVVNRGATSGMVELRVTVGRHIVAVQRADGLIIASPTGSTAYALSAGGPLMHPAIPGWVMVPIAPHTLSNRPILLPDADEISIELVSGRDASANFDMQSLATLMLGDTVVVRRSDHRVRFLHPKGWSYFDTLRKKLHWNEGGS, encoded by the coding sequence ATGACCTCCCGCTTTCGACGCGTTGCGCTGATTGGCAAGTACCAAGCCTCGGGCGCGCGCGCTCAGGCCGGGGCGCAAGACGGCGTGATGGAAGACATCGGCGCATTCCTCGAATCGCATGGTTGCGAGGTCGTTGTCGAGCAGTCGACCGATGAGCATCCGGAGATCAGCCGCTATGCGGCCTTGAGCGTCGGAGAAATCGGCCGAACCTGCGATCTTGGCTTGGTGGTGGGGGGTGACGGAACGATGCTGGGCATCGGCCGCCAGCTCGCTTGCTACGGCGTGCCATTGGTCGGCATTAACCGCGGACGACTCGGATTCATCACCGACATCCGGCTGGAAGACTACAAGGCGACGCTGGTGCCAATGTTGGCCGGCGACTATGAAGAAGACCATCGCAGCCTGATGCACGCGCGCGTGCTGCGCGACGGCAACGTCGTGTTCGACGCGCTTGCAATGAACGACGTGGTGGTCAACCGTGGCGCGACATCCGGCATGGTCGAACTGCGTGTCACGGTTGGTCGACACATCGTCGCCGTGCAGCGCGCCGACGGATTGATCATTGCCTCGCCGACCGGCTCGACCGCCTATGCCTTGTCCGCCGGCGGCCCTTTGATGCACCCGGCCATTCCAGGCTGGGTCATGGTCCCGATCGCGCCGCACACATTGTCGAACCGCCCGATCCTGCTGCCGGACGCGGACGAGATATCGATCGAACTGGTGTCGGGTCGCGACGCCAGCGCGAACTTCGACATGCAGTCGCTCGCCACGCTAATGCTCGGTGACACAGTTGTGGTTCGCCGGTCGGATCATCGCGTGCGCTTTCTGCATCCGAAGGGGTGGAGTTACTTTGACACGCTGCGCAAGAAATTGCACTGGAACGAAGGAGGTTCCTGA
- a CDS encoding dynamin family protein: MSRSFNQQFDQHGAWRRNFAHRLKWLAGWLNENELLDQAVAERLRELESQMRTSKVMVAFVAEFSRGKSELINAIFFAGYGRRIMPASAGRTTMCPTELGYTAGQLPSLRLLPIETRLEAYSLAHWRDEPERWTDIPIDVDDAEQLGGVMNKVAEVRWVPIEEAKALGFWSDDTPDDNPVRDSGGRVEIPRWRHALLNMPHPLLEQGLVILDTPGLNAIGAEPELTVSLIPQAHAVVFILGADTGVTRSDLAIWREHLITEGDAGETRIVVLNKIDTMWDTLSTPAQIDAQIERQRVGAAELLGVPLARVLPVSAQKGLQAKIRRDPPLLQASRLPALESVLGEGLLGKRETMLRLAVDSGIAALRAEAARILTVRQRDLSEQALELQGLRGKNVSVIRHMRTRIEQEQTEFEGSNTRILALRSVQGKLLREVYAVLGNTALKADMGRLAAALKRPGIKFNVRKIYAETFDALRNNLREVQATTAEIQAMLHATFRQLNAEHGFTLQAPAEPDLVGFERQLTQIEVSHTQYLGVGNLIKLAQPDFCDKLVRALASRLRVVNEAAMTEVERWSKGAGAQLDAQLKERRRNFGKRIEAVERIQHAAGSLEERLTELAVQESGLGELQKRLRELTSMLTSNEAPTAFSVRSELSAV, encoded by the coding sequence TTGAGCCGCTCCTTCAACCAGCAATTCGACCAGCATGGCGCCTGGCGACGCAATTTCGCGCACCGCCTGAAATGGCTTGCAGGTTGGTTGAACGAAAACGAGTTGCTCGACCAAGCCGTGGCCGAGCGACTGCGCGAACTCGAATCGCAGATGCGGACCAGCAAGGTCATGGTGGCTTTCGTTGCCGAGTTCTCGCGCGGCAAATCAGAACTCATCAACGCGATATTCTTTGCCGGCTATGGACGGCGCATCATGCCGGCCAGCGCCGGGCGCACGACGATGTGCCCGACGGAACTCGGCTACACCGCCGGCCAGCTGCCGAGCCTGCGCCTGCTGCCCATTGAAACGCGGCTCGAAGCCTATTCTTTGGCCCATTGGCGCGACGAGCCCGAGCGTTGGACCGACATTCCAATCGATGTCGACGACGCGGAGCAGCTCGGCGGCGTGATGAACAAGGTCGCCGAGGTGCGTTGGGTTCCTATCGAAGAAGCCAAGGCGCTGGGCTTCTGGAGTGACGACACGCCGGATGACAACCCGGTGCGCGACTCCGGCGGCCGCGTCGAAATCCCGCGCTGGCGGCACGCGCTGCTCAACATGCCGCATCCCTTGCTCGAGCAGGGTTTGGTCATTCTCGACACGCCGGGTCTGAATGCGATCGGTGCAGAACCCGAACTCACCGTCAGCCTGATTCCGCAGGCGCATGCGGTCGTCTTCATTCTGGGCGCCGATACCGGCGTGACACGCTCCGATCTGGCAATCTGGCGCGAACACCTCATCACCGAAGGCGACGCTGGCGAAACGCGTATCGTTGTGCTCAACAAGATCGACACGATGTGGGACACGCTGAGCACGCCCGCACAGATCGATGCGCAAATCGAACGCCAGCGCGTCGGCGCTGCAGAGTTGCTGGGCGTTCCACTTGCGCGCGTGCTGCCGGTATCTGCGCAGAAGGGCCTGCAAGCCAAGATCCGCCGCGACCCACCGTTGTTGCAGGCGAGCCGCTTGCCGGCGCTCGAATCGGTTTTGGGCGAAGGTTTGCTGGGCAAACGCGAAACGATGCTGCGACTCGCTGTCGATTCGGGCATTGCGGCGCTTCGGGCCGAAGCGGCGCGGATCCTGACCGTGCGCCAACGCGACCTGTCCGAGCAGGCACTCGAACTGCAAGGCCTTCGCGGCAAAAACGTCTCGGTCATCCGTCACATGCGTACGCGCATCGAACAGGAGCAAACCGAGTTCGAAGGCAGCAACACGCGAATTCTTGCTTTGCGCTCGGTCCAGGGAAAGCTGCTGCGCGAGGTGTACGCGGTGCTGGGCAACACAGCGCTCAAAGCCGACATGGGCCGGCTTGCCGCGGCGTTGAAACGGCCAGGCATCAAGTTCAACGTCCGCAAGATCTACGCGGAAACCTTCGATGCGCTGCGCAACAACCTGCGTGAAGTGCAGGCCACCACGGCCGAAATTCAGGCCATGTTGCATGCGACCTTTCGACAGCTCAACGCAGAGCACGGCTTCACATTGCAGGCGCCGGCCGAGCCCGACTTGGTGGGTTTCGAACGTCAGCTGACGCAGATCGAAGTCAGCCACACGCAGTACCTCGGCGTCGGCAACTTGATCAAACTGGCGCAGCCCGACTTCTGCGACAAACTCGTGCGCGCACTGGCCAGCCGCCTGCGCGTGGTCAACGAAGCGGCAATGACCGAAGTCGAGCGCTGGAGCAAGGGAGCTGGCGCCCAACTCGATGCGCAACTGAAAGAACGTCGCCGCAACTTCGGCAAGCGAATCGAAGCGGTCGAGCGCATCCAGCATGCAGCCGGCAGCCTGGAAGAGCGGCTCACCGAACTGGCTGTGCAAGAGAGTGGGCTGGGCGAACTGCAGAAGCGCCTGCGCGAACTTACCTCCATGCTCACCAGTAACGAAGCACCCACCGCTTTTTCAGTCCGCAGCGAACTGAGTGCAGTCTGA
- a CDS encoding tetratricopeptide repeat protein: MFLAVAAYAQPATPPAAAPTIEPAKSPVTTPAATAAPPAVEDTSPPDQSALTAQLFYEVLLGELTARSGEPGDGYALMLDAGRKTCDGKLFQRAVEIALQSRSGDAALAATRAWKVAVPTSREARRFELQILIALNRVGETVEPLRIELAATPLPEHPFLMAMIARNYARAPDKKVAAEVVEKALADDLKNPATAGLAWTTVGRLRQLAGDNPGALDAAIKGQEADPSSDGPPVLALELIDPGQPLAEPIVKRYLASPKAVPEVRMAYARALTEGRRYTEATAELSSLTSARPEMPDPWLLLGSLQSQARQDSAAETSLKRYIELSNGQRDADERKRGETQAYLMLAQLAERRRDFTGAERWLTKIDSTDDVVSAQSRRAGLLARQGKLPQAREIIRALPERTAEDKKQKFMAEVQLLRDGKQYQAAYDMLAKASADEPENSDLIYDQAMVAEKLNRLDDMERLLRRLIVLKPENQNAYNALGYSFADRKVRLDEARTLIQKAVQLAPEDPFIADSLGWVEFRLGNTAEATRILQAAYKQRPDPEIGAHYGEVLWHAGDKERAVSIWKEAALADAENETLQETLKRLRVKL; this comes from the coding sequence ATGTTTCTGGCAGTGGCCGCCTACGCCCAGCCCGCAACACCCCCCGCCGCGGCGCCGACCATCGAACCTGCCAAGTCTCCTGTGACGACGCCTGCGGCAACGGCAGCGCCGCCCGCAGTGGAAGACACCTCGCCCCCCGATCAGTCAGCGCTGACCGCGCAGTTGTTCTACGAAGTGCTGCTCGGCGAACTGACCGCACGCTCAGGCGAGCCAGGCGATGGCTATGCGCTGATGCTCGACGCGGGTCGTAAGACATGCGACGGCAAGCTTTTCCAACGTGCGGTCGAAATCGCGCTGCAGTCGCGCTCCGGCGATGCAGCGCTCGCTGCGACGCGCGCCTGGAAAGTGGCGGTACCGACGTCTCGCGAGGCTCGTCGCTTCGAACTGCAGATCCTGATCGCGTTGAATCGCGTTGGCGAAACCGTGGAGCCGCTGCGAATCGAACTGGCCGCGACGCCGCTGCCCGAGCACCCGTTTTTGATGGCGATGATCGCGCGCAACTACGCACGCGCACCCGACAAAAAGGTCGCCGCAGAGGTGGTCGAAAAGGCGCTCGCCGACGACCTTAAAAATCCCGCGACGGCTGGTCTGGCCTGGACCACAGTTGGCCGATTGCGCCAGCTAGCTGGCGACAATCCAGGGGCGCTCGACGCAGCGATCAAAGGCCAGGAGGCCGATCCCTCATCTGATGGCCCGCCTGTGCTGGCGCTGGAGTTGATAGACCCAGGACAGCCCTTGGCCGAGCCCATCGTCAAGCGCTATCTGGCAAGCCCGAAAGCCGTGCCCGAAGTTCGCATGGCCTATGCGCGCGCGCTGACGGAGGGCCGCCGCTATACCGAAGCCACTGCCGAACTGTCGAGCCTCACGTCAGCACGACCCGAGATGCCCGACCCGTGGCTGCTGCTCGGCTCGCTTCAGTCGCAAGCGCGGCAAGACTCGGCCGCCGAAACCTCGTTGAAGCGCTATATCGAGCTCTCGAACGGGCAGCGCGATGCCGACGAACGCAAGCGCGGTGAAACGCAGGCGTATCTGATGCTGGCGCAGTTGGCGGAGCGCCGCAGGGACTTCACGGGGGCCGAGCGTTGGCTCACGAAGATAGACAGCACCGACGACGTGGTGTCGGCGCAAAGCCGCCGCGCCGGGCTGCTCGCGCGTCAAGGCAAGTTGCCGCAAGCGCGCGAGATCATTCGCGCACTGCCAGAGCGCACCGCCGAGGACAAGAAGCAGAAGTTCATGGCCGAGGTGCAGTTGCTGCGTGACGGCAAGCAGTACCAGGCGGCTTACGACATGCTGGCCAAGGCCAGCGCGGACGAGCCGGAAAACAGCGACCTCATCTATGACCAAGCGATGGTTGCCGAGAAGCTGAATCGCCTTGACGACATGGAGCGCCTGCTGCGCCGTCTGATCGTGTTGAAGCCCGAAAACCAGAACGCCTACAACGCCCTGGGCTACTCGTTTGCCGATCGCAAGGTTCGACTCGATGAGGCGCGCACGCTGATCCAGAAGGCAGTGCAACTCGCCCCTGAAGATCCATTCATTGCCGACAGCCTCGGCTGGGTTGAATTCCGGTTGGGCAACACGGCCGAGGCCACCCGCATTCTTCAAGCGGCCTACAAGCAGCGCCCTGATCCGGAAATTGGCGCCCACTACGGCGAAGTGCTCTGGCATGCAGGCGACAAAGAGCGCGCTGTCTCAATTTGGAAAGAGGCGGCATTGGCGGATGCCGAAAACGAAACCTTGCAGGAAACGCTCAAGCGCCTGCGCGTCAAGTTGTGA
- the recN gene encoding DNA repair protein RecN — protein MALRRIALRDFVIVHALELDFSTGFTVLTGETGAGKSILIDALQLALGSRADAGSVREGAERLDVSVEFDAAPALASWLDEGGFEANEALLLRRTVDLQGRSRGWINGAPATAAQLRTVGDLLLDIHGQHAWQSLTRPDAVRGLLDAYADVSTSALEASWHGWRQALTALDVARSAQDSLQRERERLQWQLGEVSKLAPVEGEWQELSANHSRISNAQALIEAAEGAIAALEDDDAGALSALARAVALLQDAEHMEAEFKALGEVLASSVAQAADAAHSLHGYLRHTDTDPQRLAELDSRMGLWMSLARRYKRPPAELPALLTGWQLELKALDAQGDLDALDRAEQAAKQGYLREAKALSKARKQAAPRLSESVTRAMQGLGMQGGRFEVELQPLDQPGRAGLEEVIFLVAGHPGSTPRPIGKVASGGELSRIALAIAVTTSELGAAQTLIFDEVDAGVGGAVAETVGRLMAQLGRSRQVLAVTHLPQVAACADHHLLVAKRQTSSGKGAAARTESTVAPLDAAGRTQEVARMLGGERVSQTSLAHAREMLEKQAPATAP, from the coding sequence GTGGCTCTGCGACGTATTGCGCTGCGCGATTTTGTGATCGTGCATGCGCTCGAACTGGATTTTTCGACCGGCTTCACGGTATTGACGGGTGAGACGGGCGCCGGCAAGTCGATCCTGATCGACGCGCTTCAACTGGCATTGGGGAGCCGGGCCGACGCCGGCTCGGTGCGCGAAGGTGCCGAGCGGCTCGACGTGAGCGTGGAGTTCGACGCTGCACCGGCGTTGGCGTCGTGGCTCGACGAAGGTGGCTTCGAGGCCAATGAGGCTTTACTGCTGCGCCGAACGGTCGACCTGCAAGGACGCAGCCGTGGCTGGATCAACGGCGCCCCGGCCACCGCCGCGCAATTGCGCACCGTGGGCGACCTGCTGCTCGACATTCATGGCCAGCACGCTTGGCAGAGCCTGACCCGGCCTGACGCGGTCAGGGGCTTGCTCGATGCGTATGCCGACGTGAGCACGAGCGCACTGGAGGCGAGCTGGCACGGCTGGCGCCAGGCGCTGACCGCACTGGATGTCGCGCGCTCCGCACAAGATTCCTTGCAGCGAGAACGCGAGCGCCTGCAGTGGCAACTCGGCGAAGTCAGCAAGCTCGCGCCCGTCGAAGGCGAATGGCAAGAGCTGTCGGCCAATCACAGCCGCATCTCCAATGCACAGGCGCTGATCGAGGCTGCCGAAGGTGCCATCGCGGCGCTGGAGGACGACGACGCCGGCGCGCTGTCCGCCCTCGCCCGTGCCGTCGCCCTGCTGCAGGACGCCGAGCATATGGAGGCGGAGTTCAAGGCCCTCGGCGAAGTGCTGGCGTCCAGCGTTGCGCAAGCTGCGGACGCTGCGCATTCGCTGCACGGCTACCTTCGGCATACCGACACCGATCCGCAGCGCCTGGCCGAACTCGATTCGCGCATGGGTCTCTGGATGTCGCTGGCACGGCGCTACAAGCGGCCGCCGGCAGAGCTGCCCGCGCTGCTCACGGGGTGGCAATTGGAATTGAAGGCGCTGGATGCGCAAGGCGACCTGGATGCACTCGATCGCGCCGAGCAAGCCGCCAAACAAGGTTATCTACGCGAGGCAAAGGCGCTCAGCAAAGCGCGCAAGCAAGCGGCGCCGCGCCTCTCCGAATCCGTCACCAGAGCGATGCAGGGTCTCGGCATGCAAGGCGGTCGCTTCGAAGTCGAACTGCAGCCCCTCGATCAACCCGGCCGTGCCGGCCTCGAAGAAGTGATCTTTCTCGTCGCCGGTCATCCCGGCAGCACGCCCCGGCCGATCGGCAAGGTCGCCTCGGGCGGTGAGCTGTCGCGCATCGCGCTCGCCATCGCTGTGACGACAAGCGAACTCGGCGCCGCACAGACGCTGATCTTCGACGAGGTCGATGCCGGCGTCGGTGGTGCCGTGGCCGAAACGGTTGGACGTTTGATGGCGCAACTCGGGCGCAGTCGGCAGGTTCTGGCGGTCACGCACCTGCCGCAAGTGGCGGCCTGCGCCGACCATCATCTTCTGGTCGCCAAACGGCAGACCAGCAGCGGCAAGGGAGCGGCAGCGCGCACCGAGAGCACCGTCGCGCCACTCGATGCCGCTGGCCGTACGCAGGAAGTCGCCCGAATGCTCGGCGGCGAGCGTGTCTCGCAAACCTCGCTTGCCCATGCCCGCGAGATGCTCGAAAAGCAGGCGCCGGCGACTGCACCATGA